In Oryza sativa Japonica Group chromosome 11, ASM3414082v1, the following are encoded in one genomic region:
- the LOC107275804 gene encoding binding partner of ACD11 1 isoform X1 — protein MQESFMAVRLDPGYLRIGVTPPQFSTSSPSPPPSPPHQLISTSPNWTIDVSDARTIKVTNISMSATADNIKEFFSFSGEVEYVEMRRESETSQVAYVTFKEFHGADTALLLSGASISEASVNITPVEDYVLPPEAYFYRQDTGSPRTPTEAAVKKAEEVVSTMLAKGFVLSKDALKRARSFDDRHQLLSTASARVASLDRRFGLSDKFSAGTAAARGAVRGVDERFQVSELARVAVTAAEQGAASVVASSPYASRGAAWVSAAVGAVARAAFDVGAMTKEKVERAEEEEHGAGAAGDVAHARVQVDAPASPAHAAREQPDGHYKNKMM, from the exons ATGCAGGAGTCGTTCATGGCG GTCCGGCTGGACCCGGGCTATCTGAGGATAGGGGTGACTCCTCCCCAATTCAGCACTtcatcaccatcaccaccaccatctcctcctcatcaACTCATCAGCACCTCCCCCAATTGGACCATTGATGTCTCAGAT GCAAGAACAATCAAGGTCACAAACATCTCCATGTCGGCGACTGCTGACAACATCAAGgagttcttctccttctccggtGAGGTCGAATACGTGGAAATGCGAAG GGAATCAGAGACATCACAAGTTGCCTATGTGACCTTCAAGGAGTTCCATGGAGCAGACACTGCGCTGCTACTCTCT gGAGCAAGCATATCTGAAGCTTCAGTGAACATTACACCAGTGGAAGACTATGTGCTACCTCCAGAAGCCTACTTCTACAGACAG GACACGGGCTCGCCGAGGAcgccgacggaggcggcggtgaagaaggcggaggaggtggtgagCACGATGCTGGCCAAGGGCTTCGTGCTGAGCAAGGACGCGCTGAAGCGGGCGCGGTCGTTCGACGACCGGCACCAGCTGCTGtcgacggcgagcgcgcgggTGGCGTCGCTGGACCGCCGGTTCGGGCTCAGCGACAAGTTCAGcgccgggacggcggcggcgcgcggcgccgtGCGCGGCGTGGACGAGCGGTTCCAGGTGTCGGAGCTCGCCCGCGTCGCGGTCACCGCGGCGGAGCAGGGCGCGGCGAGCGTGGTGGCTTCGAGCCCCTATGCGTCCCGCGGCGCCGCGTGGGTGTCCGCCGCCGTGGGCGCCGTCGCCAGGGCAGCCTTCGACGTCGGCGCCATGACCAAGGAGAAGGTGGAgagggccgaggaggaggagcacggcgccggcgccgccggcgacgtcgcgcACGCGCGCGTTCAGGTCGACGCGCCGGCCTCGCCCGCGCACGCAGCGCGTGAACAACCAGATGGCCACTACAAGAACAAGATGATGTAG
- the LOC107275804 gene encoding binding partner of ACD11 1 isoform X2 has protein sequence MQESFMAARTIKVTNISMSATADNIKEFFSFSGEVEYVEMRRESETSQVAYVTFKEFHGADTALLLSGASISEASVNITPVEDYVLPPEAYFYRQDTGSPRTPTEAAVKKAEEVVSTMLAKGFVLSKDALKRARSFDDRHQLLSTASARVASLDRRFGLSDKFSAGTAAARGAVRGVDERFQVSELARVAVTAAEQGAASVVASSPYASRGAAWVSAAVGAVARAAFDVGAMTKEKVERAEEEEHGAGAAGDVAHARVQVDAPASPAHAAREQPDGHYKNKMM, from the exons ATGCAGGAGTCGTTCATGGCG GCAAGAACAATCAAGGTCACAAACATCTCCATGTCGGCGACTGCTGACAACATCAAGgagttcttctccttctccggtGAGGTCGAATACGTGGAAATGCGAAG GGAATCAGAGACATCACAAGTTGCCTATGTGACCTTCAAGGAGTTCCATGGAGCAGACACTGCGCTGCTACTCTCT gGAGCAAGCATATCTGAAGCTTCAGTGAACATTACACCAGTGGAAGACTATGTGCTACCTCCAGAAGCCTACTTCTACAGACAG GACACGGGCTCGCCGAGGAcgccgacggaggcggcggtgaagaaggcggaggaggtggtgagCACGATGCTGGCCAAGGGCTTCGTGCTGAGCAAGGACGCGCTGAAGCGGGCGCGGTCGTTCGACGACCGGCACCAGCTGCTGtcgacggcgagcgcgcgggTGGCGTCGCTGGACCGCCGGTTCGGGCTCAGCGACAAGTTCAGcgccgggacggcggcggcgcgcggcgccgtGCGCGGCGTGGACGAGCGGTTCCAGGTGTCGGAGCTCGCCCGCGTCGCGGTCACCGCGGCGGAGCAGGGCGCGGCGAGCGTGGTGGCTTCGAGCCCCTATGCGTCCCGCGGCGCCGCGTGGGTGTCCGCCGCCGTGGGCGCCGTCGCCAGGGCAGCCTTCGACGTCGGCGCCATGACCAAGGAGAAGGTGGAgagggccgaggaggaggagcacggcgccggcgccgccggcgacgtcgcgcACGCGCGCGTTCAGGTCGACGCGCCGGCCTCGCCCGCGCACGCAGCGCGTGAACAACCAGATGGCCACTACAAGAACAAGATGATGTAG